catacaatgtccgatctgccccaaactttacatgtttgataagagtcctggcctaaacacatttaaatgccaaaattccattataatcatagcgccaccagctggcaaaaggaaattacttgttttacactaacttaaacatgcaatgtccgatctgccccaaacttaacatgtttgataagagtcctgacctgaagacatctaaaggccaatatttcattataatcatagcaccacctgttggcagcaAGATGTCATGTCATGTCTTAGACTAACTCaagcataccatgttcaatctgcaccaaacttcatatgtttgatgaaagcactgacctgaacacatctacatgccaatattcagttataggcatagcgccaccagctggcagcaggaagtttggcacatcttaatgactttgacatattctcCCTTAAATTATaatgtgaaaagcatagtgcaCAGCATTCGCCAAcgatcggcggtgagcccgggtgcgagggccctttcatcgctgcttgcagctttaatttttctgtatctgtgtgtgtatatctcATACTAAACTGATTAAGAAATGAAAACCTAACATAAAGAAAAGGCAGCATGGAGTTGGTTAAAAGGTTGTATGCAGTAGCTACAATTTAATGTGGCATTATTTagtgtacaaaaaataaaagttatttcatTAAGTTGTGTAAAATGAGTGAGAGAAACACCTACCTTATATGAAGGAACAACTTCACTGATGGGTCTAAATGTGTGATTGATGTGTTGTTTTGAATCTCTGCACACTAAACACACAGGCTGTTTGTCCTCCACACAGAAGAGTTTGAGTTTCTCACTGTGTAAACTGCAGATCTCCTCAGATCCTGATGAACGACTCTCATTTCTCTCCTCCAGGAATGACTCACACAAGTTTTGTAATGCCAGATTTACTGGAGGATTTTCTTTTGAGGATCTTCTCCTGCAGACAGGACACTCCTGAGTTTTCTTGGTTCTCCAGAACTGTTGAAGACACTCTTTACAGACACTGTGACTACATGATAAAAGAACAGGAGCCTTGAAGATTTCACAGCACACGGGACAATTATAGTCATATTCAACTGAAGAAGCCATTTTCACTGTTTGAGCTCCAGCAATCAAAACTTTACTTTCTCTTTCTGAACAACGGTTTTAAACATGAATAACCACAAGAATCACAAAGATACACTGCTGTCTGTCCAGAAACAAGTTAAAGTTTTTCTGTTCATTATCCACTGATGGATGattcttttttgcttttgtcaaagaggagaaaatatgTAAGAAAGGAGAAATAAGAAGTCAGTCTCTTCCTGGTAAGTGTTGTAAGAGGGTGGAGTTTTTGATCACCTTTGGGTgtttttaaccctttcacattAAACTCTGAAAggacctatctatctatctcttcatccatcacagtgttttttttttttttttcttgatagAAAAAGTGGAGACATGACAGGAAAcaagtgtgagagagagagactgggattgggaaaggtccacgaggcaATCAGCgctgaaaatattttaactgatacattaatttatttaggatGGGCTAATGaatattttagaaatttcttttttcaaatttaatgtaAAGTTATTCGTAAGAgaaatacatgaataaacactttttttcttaagtgTTACATTAGACACTTTGAGGTAAGATGAATCCCTTGGTATTGGGAAGGCTTGTGCCAATATTTAccataattattatacatttaaccTTTCATTACTAAAATCACATAATCATGTTTTTCATGAAAAGAACAACCCTGTTTATCaaaattttttgagaaagtgagtcaaactttttgttttcagtCCCAGAGGCAGTGAGAATTTGTTCTGAGAATCAGATTTATAAACAGCATTAATCAAGCATTTCTATATGAGGTATTGATGtggattagaaaaaaaaaaacatttgcatcaATTTAGAACAATGAACGAATGatcatttaaactttataattgaaataaacaattatttagaTTCTTTTAGTCTCATGTTGAACAAATATGGTGAATTCAGGTAAAGTGGGCAGTTAAAGCTTGATTTTACTCAATTGATTTACACTTTCAGAGCAAAACTATGATCTTTAATTAAAGGAGcagtatatttcaaaatgacaaATAGTTTTAGCTGATGCAATATGACACTGGTGATTGTGGGATTGTGGCACCTCAAATGACTCAATCATCATGAAAGGTATTAAAGCCATTTGATGTTTAGTTGTCATTCAGTTCATTTCTAACtcataatgtaaacaaatattattgttatgacAGTACTTGTGTTATTTGTCACTGCAGTTAACAtggataaaaatgaaaatattacatGTGGACCTTAAAGTTAGCAaaggaaaaagaagaagaaaaaacaaaaaaacatctgggTATCTAAACtacaaatttaacaaaatgtgGCCCATCTGAATTTACTGACTATAATTATGATATAGATTAAATACTTGAGCTAAGATAACAGTAAGAGTTGAAAGCAGGTTGATCCAGACATACATGTGTAACGTTTACTGACTACTGAATGGTAAGATCCTCAGATGGTCACTACTGAAGAAAGGAAAGACTGTGTCAGTGAAGgtggttgtgaatgtgtgtagatgtgtgttAGTTACAGGATCAGAGAATGACACCGTTCCTCTGTCATAGTCCAGATCAACTCTCACACACTCATGCTTCTGTTTAACAGGAAAACCAAACTGATCAGACCATCTGTACTGCACACTCCAGACATCAGTGTTAAAGAAATCATCTCCCTTCCTTTGGTTTGATGCTGTAGTTACTCCAAGACTCCAGATTGAACTCTCTTTAACCTCCACATCCCAGTAGTGTTTTCCTGAGTTAAAACCTTCTGAACCCAGAACACATGGACATTCatcaaatctctctggattatcaggaagcagttgtttgtttgtgctcCATCTCACACTGGTCAGATCATCAGACAGGACGAGATGTGGATCTGCAGTGTTTGGATCCAGAATCACAGGAGCTGATGAGACACAATCAACAGCTGCTTTTATTCTGATGTTCGTATAATGATCAAGAGTGAACCGTACACAGATTATTATGAATTTTGACACTCGTCCTATTGATCAAACACATCAGACATTTTCCTTTGATCACTGTCAGTGTtgttacagtaaatattttagatttgccAATCAATCAAACTGAACTGAGATCTGCTGTATCACTGTAACTGTAAATATCATGTGGAGCAAAGTTGTTGTTCTCTTGTTTATGGCTCATTTTGGTGTAGTAGCTCATCTGGTTATTCACACATAATGCtgaaatctgtaaatattccCTCATGTATCATTTCCAGTGTATGTGTAACAGCACAGATCTTCTCCAGACTCACTGTTTTGGACAGTGTCCTGCATCTTCTTCCAGACTCTGAACGGCAGGTTGCCCAAGTAACGTGGCACATGAATCAAAGCTCCAGAAGGCGTCTGTGGATCCGGCTGTGAGATCTGGACTCTGGAAGAACATTcaggagtcagaactgcagtggctTTGGCTtcagaagcagagagaccagaGACACCAGCAGATCACTCACCTTTCCATCGTGACTGGAAACTcctgcagaacaaacacaaCATTTATCATCAAGAACTCAATCaatcatcaatcaatcaatggaTGATCTGAAATCAGACCTTTATAAAGCAGACGTCATTGGCTTTCATCATCTCCTCCGTGTctttgattgtgtgtgaaagagctgagatgtgtctgttcatctcctccagcttctccttcatcatccgcttcttctgctcctcttcctttctcagtgcagtgattgtagcttcttcttcatctctgaGAAACTGATGAAGCTTCTCAAACTGCTGTTTAATCTGACGCTCTGTGTGCTCAGCTTGAGACTGAAATCAAATCACATTCACTTCAATCATCTCAATCAACACACATCAACACATCACATCATTCAGATGCAAGAGAAACTCAGACACCCGACATATAACAGATCCAGAACCAGATTGCTGCTtgtcatttacaaaaatatttaactggAATCcattatgttaaatataacaaaccATAATTGTGTATAGTGATCCTACACCTGTACTGAAAATCACTCGATTCTGTTTTTTCACCTTGATGTGTTGAACTGTTTTCTCAAACtctcctttatttttttctctttgtaaGTTTCTCCTGTAAGAATTTCAGTGTGTATTGAGCTCCTCCTACAactggacaaaataaaaatatataaaatactagaTTACAGTCAAGAGAGGAGAATACAGTGATCATACAGTGCTGTAAAAAAGTCTCTCATACTAAAttgattcagaaattaaaacctaacaaaaagaaaattcagcctgaataaatataaaatacatatacatataaaacttttttaacagCATGAAGTTGGTTCTAAGATTGTATGCAATAACTACACTTTAGTATGACATTATTTAGttaacacaaaaacagaaaaaaatcagtatGGGGCAAATAGTTTTTCACAGCAAAGTTTCATTAAGTTGAGTAAAATGACTGAGAGAAACACCTACCTTATATGAAGGAACAACTTCACTGATGGGTCTAAATGTGTGATTGACGTGTTTTTGTGAAGTAAAGCACACTAAACACGCAGGCTGTTTGTCCTCCAGACAGAAGAGTTTGAGTTTCTCACTGTGTAAACGGCAGATCTCCTCAGATCCTGATGAACGCCTCTCATTTCTCTGCTTCAGGAACGACTCACACAAGTTTTTTAACGCAAGATTTTCTAAAGGTTGTTCTCTTGAGGATCTTCTCCTGCAGACAGGACACTCCTGAGTTTTCTTGGTTCTCCAGAACTGTTGAAGACACTCTTTATAGACACTGTGACTACATGATAAAAGAACAGGAGCCTTGAAGATTTCACAGCACACGGGACAATTATAGTCATATTCAGCTGAAGACATTTTCACGGTTTGAGCTCCAGCAATCGaaactttactttcactttctgaaCGATGCCTTCAAACACGAATAACCATGAGAATCACTAAGATCTGCTGTCTGTTGAGAAACAAAAATCTTGGAAGTTTTTCTCTTCGTTGTCCACTGATGGCTGATTCTTGTTTGCTTTTGTCAAAGATcacctttttgttttgttctgatcACCTTTAGGTGTGTTTAACCCTTTACTATTCAATCCTAAAAGGAATCTGTCACGAATCTAGTtggtgtcccgttgtccactcaccaccagatgtcactctcgcttcacctacacactctgactgttactttgcatctcggactgcatctcccatcctccaccgctctgattgcgtcagccccgtgaccaatcaggcgttctataaaaaccCGGTCCTCCCCAGTTGCACTTCATGGATTGTTGAATCGTTGTTTTGTTATATCGTTATATTCCCTGTGTTATCGCTTCCTAGTTTCTTgtcccgagttcctagttccctgtgttttgtttttcccgcctggttatctcgtttggactgtctagccgcctgcctttggatTATCGCTCGTCTTTaaggactattctctcgtctcgcctccGATATTCCTGTTTTCCGTtctctgaccctgcctgtacgaccatgtatctgtctcgtccatataataaaagcttgcatatggatccgctcgcctctcgtctcattcACCCCGTAACAGAACAATCCTTCactacaggatccagcagcttcacccccggacaatCAGCCGATACGGACGCAGACATAACTCTCTGCAGAATCAAACAGCGATCACACACACTCGAACAATATACCCGTGAGTTTATTTCCACTGCTAACTACtccactctcccggactgtatagTAATTGAGCTTTTTTGTGAcggcgtgaaccagcccctccATACACAACTGAGACGCGAGGGCCCGTGCTCGTCACTCGAggattttttaaactttgcatttttgtgtgtgggttcgccgtgcaccgtAGAGGTCGTGgagagggaacgcgacaacgcggcaATGGCGACCGTGCGTCCCACTCGCAGATGGAcggtcatgccggagcacgacgccacaaacaggttttccgcctggatcgctcgtgaaatggcggccgtgacGGAGCGTGCTCAAGCTACGATGGCGTCAGCTGAGCCCgtgcacaagatggcggccacGCCGATGTGCGCAggcaaaatggcggcgactgcggtgcccgttcacaagatggcggcggcgccggcgtgcgctcacaagatggcggcgacggcggagcccgttcacaagatggcggtgAAAACAGAGcttcgtcacgtcacagctgccatatcaGAGCCATATAaggttgcagctgcgtttctcgagtcaagtcaagtttccaagtcaagccaagttgcagctgtccttcctgagtcaagtcaagttttcaAGTCaggtcaagctgcagctgtgtttcctgagtcgagtaaagtcacagctaccacccctgagtcaagtcaagttacagctgctgttcctgcgtcaagtcaagtcagaactgctcttaaggcaagtcaagttaaaactgtgtttcctgagtcaaatcAAGCCAGAGCTGtctttcctgtgtcaagtcaagtcagagctgtcgctcctatctcaagtcaagtaacagccatctttcctgagccagagcccctgcacaagatggctgccacgccagagccactgcacaagatggctgccacgccagagccactgcacaagatggctgccacgccagagccactgcacaagatggctgccacgccagagcccctccacaagatggctgccgtctccaagccactccacaatatggctgccactccagaacctgtggtcagcacccggacgccacctgtggccATGATGGCTCATGTGCTGGACACGCCTCtagtgacggtatgggcagctaaaatggcgctccttcatgccACGGCGGctaccccagagtcaagtcaagacacagctgtcgttctccacgagtcaagtcaagtcacagctgtcgttctccacgagtcaagtcacgctacagctgttgttcctgagtcaagccatgttgttcctgagtcaagtcacgttacagctgttgttcttgagccaagccatgttgttcaggagtcgagtcccgttacagcggatctccatgagccaagccaggttacagcagatcctcatgagccaagccaagctgctgctgttattccagagccaagtcaaacttcagccgctgctccagagtcaagtcaggctacagctgtagcttccaagtccagtcaagcttccaagtcctgtcaagcttccaagtccagtcaagcttccgcgtcaagcaacgtcaaggccgCCGTCCccgcgtcaagcaacgtcaaggccgtCGTCCCCCGAGTCAAGTAGAGTCACTACtaatcttcacgagccaagtcaggtcattgctgatctccaagagtcaagtcagttcactactgatcttcacaaatcaagtcaagtcacagtcaatttccacgaaccaagtcaaaccacagctgatcttcatgagccaaatgaagttattattgctgttccagagccaagtcacgtctcgtctgaccttccagagccctgtcacgtctcgtctatctgtccagagcctcaccatgtctcgtctgaccgcccagaatcaagtcatgtctcgtctgaccgcccagaatcaagtcatgtctcgtctgaccgcccagagtcaagttacatcacgtctgaccgcccagagtcaagtcacattatgtctgccagtgtgatggcgatcaccatcctcagtatgtgggccgcacactacatTCCAGAGGTCACATCTGTTCTCAAGTCTGCCCTGgaggtcccgtctgatctcaagcctgttCCAGAACTCCCGactgatcacaagtctgctccagaggtcctgtctgatctcaagtcagctcctgaggtcacgtctgttcacaaatcaacccctgaggccacgtctgttcaccagtctgctccagagctcccatCTGATCCAAAGCCTGCTGCAGAactctcgtctggtctccagcctgctccagagctcccctctgatctcaagcctgcttcagaggtcccgtctggtctcaagtctgctccagaggccttccccatcggagaagctgcgccaatgcctccagaggtgtcggcgtctaccgtagaacctcttatggagggggcgttaaccgctaaactctctgcttctcccttttttctgtctgcatcctctgtcactgttctccccaggtcccagtttATGaagcagcctcctgttccgccccggagggctgcggcgcctcctgttccccctattctgtctgcctcctctgtccctgctttccccaggtcccagaccatgacgcagattcctgtttcgccctggagggctgctccgcctcctgct
This genomic window from Labeo rohita strain BAU-BD-2019 unplaced genomic scaffold, IGBB_LRoh.1.0 scaffold_1658, whole genome shotgun sequence contains:
- the LOC127158708 gene encoding E3 ubiquitin-protein ligase TRIM17-like, which codes for MASSVEYDYNCPVCCEIFKAPVLLSCSHSVCKECLQQFWRTKKTQECPVCRRRSSKENPPVNLALQNLCESFLEERNESRSSGSEEICSLHSEKLKLFCVEDKQPVCLVCRDSKQHINHTFRPISEVVPSYKEELNTALKSLQEKLKKRENMKREFEKTVQHIKEFPVTMERVQISQPDPQTPSGALIHVPRYLGNLPFRAWKKMQDIVQN